aaatcaaAGCTGCATTATTCAGTTTCTGAAGTGAAAAACGTGCTCCTCCCTCCAAATACAGCACATTTGAAGCATTCAgttatttgttgtgtttgttggtcctgctgctgatgtgtctcTCCGTCCATCCACTGGCTGTGGTTTCCTCATCAAAATTGCGGATTCTGTTCTTAATGTGACTTAATTTGGCTTTCAAGTAGTCACagcgctctttcttctcctggAAAGCAGGATCCTGTGGGACAAAGACAAATCTGAGTCAGGAGAAAcatccttcttcttcctgtACTCTACTGTAGCTGTGTTTACTCATGATATATGAAATTTTATCAGTGGACAGCTTTACAGTCAGTTTAATCCATCTCAGGATTATTCAGATTATTCAGTCTCTTTTTTctgacacactcactctcttcTTCTGTTGATACTTCTTTAAAATGCTTTGTATCCTCTGTCGCTCCTGTAAGAGAAGCAGACGGTTAACTTGTCTGCATGGAGGTCCGTCACAGAAAGAGCTTGGCTTCTGTCTCACCTCGTGACTTTTCCCCTCTTTAAGAAGCCGTCCCATCGTGGCGTCCAGCTCTCTGAACTTACTGAGCGTGATGCTGATGTCTCCATGGAGGTCTTTGTACTCCTGATACTGGTCGTTGAAAACAGCTTTATacttctctctgtcctccacacAGCTGATCTCCGGATACTTTCtgcagacaggacacacacatgacgAGCATGGTGACTGCAGTGTGGATGTTTGCTTTCATGTTCAGCAACATATGTCACTTACATGATGTAGTCGGCGATGACGTGCACTTTGGGGATGTATGTGGATGCTGCGGCTCGGTTCAGACTCATCGGGTCCTTGTGGACCTCAGAGAGGAGTGTGTGCTGATTGCTGACCCCTTCATGCAGACGTTTATCAGCTTCATCCTTGAATGATATGCGTTTGGGTTTTCGGGGTGTCAGTGGGATGGACTGCTGAAAGTCCTCCTGaggctgaaagagagaaaatggcTTCCATGTTTTCTGTGGCTCTTCATGCCTTAATTCATTCATATATGCACTAAATTAAAGATGGAACAGGGAAGTCACAACACAGAATGAAGAAGCCTACTTTACCTTCAACTTATCTGCCTCTGACATTTATTGACAAAGGGAACTACATGGTCAATAAAATCAAGTAAAACACAGTTACCAGGTTTTGAGTGAATCTTGACTGACTGCCAGCAGCCAGCTAGAAAAAGCTGACACATCAACATGCACACTGCAGATCATCATGAATTACACTGCAGTCAGTAAAAGTGTCCCTCACTGTAAATGCTTGATATGACACTTGATAACCCAGAAAGATGATGAAAAAGTGAGGCCCGAATACGGTCTGGAGGCAGCCTGCTGTCTCACAGACGAGCCGATAAACCAGAGTTAAGGGTGCTCACCTTGTCCTCTAAGCACTGCCTGACCCTTCGTGCAGCTTCATGCCTCCACATCTTCAGACACACCAGAAAGCTCCCAAGATACAaagtcatgttgatgaagatgaaggctgTTCCTGCCATCTGGCCCCCATCAACCCGACACAGGCTGGCTAGGATGGGGTTCACACCTATCGTCATGTAGCACAGCCCCCCGCGGTTCAGGTCGTTCAGGTATACGATCCCTGCCGCCATGTAGAGCAGGAACAGAGCCACGTTGATGAAGGCCTCCGTCaggggccaccagggggcatCAAGGAGGATGGTGCGATAATACATTGTCAATCCCATCACCAGGAGACACAGGGTGATGATCCAAGAGATTCCAGCCACGGCAAGGATGAAAGGAGTCATGGGGCCCCTGTAGCTGTACCCAGACAGGCCGAGCCCGTTGTTATATACACCATTATACAGTCCGTAGGTGTTGGACCACTCACTGTCTTTCTGAATGTAGGCGATGACGCATGCAAAGACCATGCCGCCGAAGAGGAGCTGAAGTCCAGCCAGAAGCCTGAGCAACCCCGGCCAGGACTTTAGGTAGGAGTACTTCTGGTTATAGACCTCCAGCTTCTCGGCGTAGTACTCTGCAGGGTGGATGCTGGTCAGCAGAGACTCTTCTTGTGGGTCTTGACCAAACACATTATCAGCAGGACTCTCCCTTAACAAAGGCTTATGGGAGCCCTGGCTGGAGCCTCCCAGTGATTCATTCCAGTTTCTGTGCTCCAGCAGGGGACTCACAGGAGGACTCACTCTGGTCCCATTGGGAAGGATCTGGACTCCCGCAGAGTCACTGTCCTTGGTGCGTTTTTGGAGGATGCCTCCCCATGAGTGAGGGAGGAGAGATCTCAGCCTGTCCTTCATGCTCCCTTTCTTGTCACTGTGGTCTTTTGCAGCATAAGGGGgagtgctggaggagcagcctgtggaGTCAGAGTCATCCTCACCAGCATCAGTAATGTTATCTGGTATGGGACTGTGGCTGACCCATGTGGTCATGTTGTTGGAGGACCTGACCACGCTCATATGTTTTGGCTCCTTGGATGTCCTGCTCCAGGTTTTCATGCTGCAGCATGAGTTTAGATCCTTCAAATCTCAGCGAGGCCCAAAGAGGAAGATCTGTGTCATGCgaaagaaaaaagaggatgGTTTATTTAGCATGCAAACATCCACATTCAAACTGTGAACTCAATACATCAGAAGTAATTAGCACACAGTTTTTGTAGTTCCCATGAAGCAGCTAGTCAGCAATCCACATGTTTCCTTTACAAACAGCAAGTTATGCGGCCATGCGatccctcaaacacacaaaactcatcatcagaaacacacctgaagctgtgctgctgtgggaTCTCAGGGGAGAACCAGAGCGTGACCGAGGTGGTGCTCCGGCTCCACTTATTACAGAGGAGTTTAAAGTGAGCTGTGAC
This sequence is a window from Parambassis ranga chromosome 17, fParRan2.1, whole genome shotgun sequence. Protein-coding genes within it:
- the LOC114450445 gene encoding MARVEL domain-containing protein 2-like, producing MKTWSRTSKEPKHMSVVRSSNNMTTWVSHSPIPDNITDAGEDDSDSTGCSSSTPPYAAKDHSDKKGSMKDRLRSLLPHSWGGILQKRTKDSDSAGVQILPNGTRVSPPVSPLLEHRNWNESLGGSSQGSHKPLLRESPADNVFGQDPQEESLLTSIHPAEYYAEKLEVYNQKYSYLKSWPGLLRLLAGLQLLFGGMVFACVIAYIQKDSEWSNTYGLYNGVYNNGLGLSGYSYRGPMTPFILAVAGISWIITLCLLVMGLTMYYRTILLDAPWWPLTEAFINVALFLLYMAAGIVYLNDLNRGGLCYMTIGVNPILASLCRVDGGQMAGTAFIFINMTLYLGSFLVCLKMWRHEAARRVRQCLEDKPQEDFQQSIPLTPRKPKRISFKDEADKRLHEGVSNQHTLLSEVHKDPMSLNRAAASTYIPKVHVIADYIIKYPEISCVEDREKYKAVFNDQYQEYKDLHGDISITLSKFRELDATMGRLLKEGKSHEERQRIQSILKKYQQKKRDPAFQEKKERCDYLKAKLSHIKNRIRNFDEETTASGWTERHISSRTNKHNK